A stretch of Henckelia pumila isolate YLH828 chromosome 4, ASM3356847v2, whole genome shotgun sequence DNA encodes these proteins:
- the LOC140861960 gene encoding uncharacterized protein, protein MASHDQTLPGDHQPGRNVTIPLEQLESFVQDVVRKSLIAAKQPQSKDITVEEEGNQGNPNPTAQVQEGEEEESSWMHSIQPSMADELHELRRKVQKLEEGGSQMACPIKIPGCPFSQEVIEEPLPLNYKSAKIREYDGSTDPEEHLARFENVAMLHCYGDKIKCKVFLTTLVDSAQRWFEKLEPQSIQSFAEFKQVFLQHFGSSKRYRKTAYSLFEAKQSGEESLRTYIKRFNKIALEVPTCAQETKITAFTQGLREGEFFKSLVKKAPRTFEDLLARAEKYINMEEAQRQKKEVARREGGREQGRSRENHDPMGRLSRVDTQAPVSKEKLWKYCALHQECTHDTSECRTLQQRHQLPYVRDGRPVPKKPRSVPWFRGSQTSIPPRDATSSREKGKQEMDHAKKDKTSGDGPAKGIINMISGGSTDGDSNRARKAWSRRESLGVEEGRQGAGPIITFGPQDLEGVNLPHNDVLLIQARIANYDVRRVFVDSRSSVNVLFQEAFEQMDLQGYELSPVKTALYGFAGHTVQPQGEMLLPITLGSGDEKRTIMTRFTLVEAPSSYNVILGRPAMNSFKAVASAYHQKIKFPVGDKVGEVRGDQPSSRKCYAETVKIDYKRAKQNGKEGALGGREVCSVEESKNEYEEGDLVGVSYQVAEHKLNISPGSRPVLQKKRHFGAEKDKVIAKQVQELLRAGHIKKIQFPTWLSNVVLVPKATGKWRMCVDFRDLNKACPKDCYPLPRIDQLVDSTSGCELLSFIDAYQGYHQILLALEDQDKVSFVTSGGTFCYVVMSFGLKNAGATYQRMMDEVFREQVGRNVEVYVDDILVKSRTWDSFLPDLEETFATVRRYGIKLNPAKCMFGVKSGKFLGFMVTERGIEVNPKKVKLLREMSSPISIKEVQRLTGWITALTRFIDRSAHRNYHFFQVLRKAQRFGWTEQCEQAFQELKEHLASLPILVKPEPGERLWIYLSTTEKAVSTVLIKEKKGDQRPVYYVSHALKGAEVRYTEIEKMALALVITARKLRPYFLSHPVTVLTNSLLGHIMTHPDASGRLVKWSVELGEYDIEYQPRKAIKAQALSDFLTEVAVFGQEEIEIAVKLDFQASNNEAEYEAVIAGMQRARDVGQVNKTFCTREEKLTKYCKMIEELGASFNTWSIEQIPREENMEADALAKRAAAGEGDSREFLMQRETVAAIEAREPVLQVNTWKAPIVKYLTQGNLPKDKGRARIIRR, encoded by the exons ATGGCTTCTCATGATCAAACATTACCTGGAGACCATCAGCCAGGACGGAATGTTACCATTCCCTTGGAGCAGTTAGAATCATTTGTCCAAGATGTGGTACGGAAGTCGTTGATAGCTGCAAAGCAGCCACAGTCAAAGGACATAACAGTGGAGGAAGAAGGGAATCAGGGTAATCCAAACCCTACTGCCCAGGTtcaagaaggagaagaagaagaaagctctTGGATGCACTCAATACAGCCGTCCATGGCAGATGAGTTGCATGAGCTCAGGAGGAAGGTACAGAAGTTGGAGGAAGGGGGTTCCCAAATGGCTTGCCCTATCAAAATTCCGGGTTGCCCTTTTTCACAGGAGGTGATAGAGGAACCCTTGCCACTGAATTACAAGTCGGCAAAAATCCGGGAGTACGATGGGAGCACAGACCCAGAGGAGCACCTGGCTCGGTTTGAAAATGTAGCCATGTTACATTGCTATGGAGATAAGATCAAATGCAAAGTCTTCCTAACCACTTTGGTGGATTCTGCCCAAAGATGGTTTGAGAAGTTGGAGCCCCAGAGTATTCAATCATTTGCAGAATTCAAGCAAGTGTTTTTGCAGCACTTCGGCAGTAGCAAAAGGTATAGGAAAACTGCCTATAGCCTTTTTGAAGCAAAGCAGTCAGGAGAGGAGTCTTTACGAACCTATATCAAAAGGTTTAACAAAATTGCTTTAGAAGTCCCGACTTGTGCCCAGGAGACCAAGATCACGGCTTTCACTCAAGGTCTTCGGGAAGGGGAATTTTTCAAATCACTAGTGAAAAAAGCACCCCGGACCTTCGAAGATTTGCTGGCTCGGGCTGAAAAATACATTAACATGGAGGAAGCTCAGAGGCAAAAAAAGGAGGTGGCCCGGCGGGAGGGAGGCCGGGAACAAGGAAGAAGTAGAGAGAACCATGATCCCATGGGGCGATTGTCCCG GGTGGATACGCAGGCCCCTGTTTCTAAGGAGAAGCTCTGGAAGTACTGTGCACTTCATCAAGAGTGCACTCATGACACCAGTGAGTGCCGAACTCTGCAGCAAAGACACCAACTGCCTTATGTTAGAGATGGTAGGCCGGTCCCAAAAAAGCCCCGAAGCGTGCCTTGGTTTCGGGGGTCACAGACATCGATTCCTCCCCGGGATGCCACCAGCTCTCGGGAAAAAGGGAAACAAGAAATGGATCATGCAAAAAAAGACAAAACATCTGGGGACGGGCCAGCCAAAGGTATCATTAACATgatatcgggaggatctacggATGGAGATTCCAACCGGGCTAGGAAGGCCTGGAGTCGGAGGGAAAGTTTAGGGGTGGAGGAAGGAAGGCAAGGTGCGGGGCCAATCATCACATTTGGACCCCAAGACCTGGAGGGAGTAAACTTACCACATAATGACGTCTTGCTTATACAAGCTCGGATCGCCAATTATGATGTTCGAAGGGTGTTCGTTGACTCGAGAAGCTCAGTAAATGTCCTTTTTCAAGAAGCATTCGAGCAGATGGATTTGCAGGGTTATGAGTTGAGCCCGGTAAAAACCGCCTTGTATGGTTTTGCCGGGCACACTGTCCAACCCCAAGGGGAAATGTTGCTGCCTATCACCTTGGGATCAGGAGATGAGAAGAGGACGATCATGACAAGATTCACATTAGTGGAAGCACCTTCTTCCTATAATGTCATCTTGGGTAGGCCGGCTATGAACTCTTTCAAAGCCGTAGCCTCAGCTTaccatcaaaagatcaaattccCAGTGGGAGATAAGGTCGGAGAAGTCCGAGGAGATCAGCCTTCCTCCCGAAAATGCTATGCCGAGACAGTGAAGATAGACTACAAGAGGGCAAAACAGAATGGAAAGGAAGGAGCCTTGGGGGGAAGAGAAGTCTGTTCTGTGGAGGAATCTAAAAACGAGTATGAAGAG GGTGATTTGGTGGGAGTTTCATATCAGGTGGCAGAACACAAACTAAACATCAGCCCGGGTTCCCGACCTGTCTTACAAAAGAAGAGGCATTTTGGGGCCGAGAAGGATAAAGTGATAGCGAAGCAGGTTCAAGAGCTACTGCGGGCCGGGCACATCAAGAAAATACAATTTCCTACTTGGTTGTCCAATGTAGTGCTAGTACCAAAGGCTACGGGGAagtggagaatgtgtgtggatttcCGGGATTTAAATAAAGCCTGTCCCAAAGATTgctatcctttaccccgaattgACCAGTTGGTGGACTCCACATCCGGGTGTGAGTTGTTGAGCTTCATAGATGCATACCAGGGCTATCATCAAATTCTTTTAGCCCTGGAAGATCAAGACAAAGTCAGCTTTGTCACCTCGGGAGGTACTTTCTGCTACGTAGTGATGTCATTTGGTTTGAAAAATGCAGGAGCTACGTATCAGCGGATGATGGACGAAGTGTTCCGGGAACAGGTGGGTCGAAATGTGGAggtatatgtggatgatatattgGTGAAGTCCAGAACCTGGGATAGTTTCTTACCCGACTTGGAGGAAACCTTTGCGACAGTTCGGCGATATGGGATCAAATTGAACCCGGCCAAGTGTATGTTTGGGGTGAAAAGTGGCAAGTTTCTGGGGTTCATGGTCACTGAACGTGGGATAGAAGTCAACCCTAAAAAAGTGAAGCTGTTGCGGGAAATGTCTTCACCAATATCTATTAAGGAGGTACAGCGATTAACTGGTTGGATTACAGCCCTGACTCGGTTTATAGATCGATCAGCTCATCGCAACTATCATTTTTTCCAAGTGTTACGTAAAGCCCAGAGGTTTGGCTGGACTGAGCAATGCGAGCAGGCCTTtcaggagttgaaggagcatctgGCTAGCTTGCCTATCTTGGTTAAGCCGGAACCAGGGGAACGATTGTGGATATATCTATCCACTACAGAAAAGGCGGTCAGCACTGTCTTGATAAAAGAGAAAAAGGGAGATCAGAGGCCTGTGTACTACGTCAGCCATGCTTTGAAGGGGGCGGAAGTTAGATATACGGAGATTGAGAAGATGGCCTTGGCTCTAGTAATAACGGCCCGAAAATTGAGACCTTATTTCTTGTCTCACCCGGTAACTGTTCTTACTAATAGCCTCCTGGGGCACATTATGACTCATCCAGATGCCTCGGGGAGACTCGTGAAATGGTCGGTGGAATTAGGAGAATATGATATTGAGTACCAGCCACGTAAGGCCATCAAAGCCCAGGCTTTATCTGATTTTTTGACAGAGGTGGCCGTTTTTGGCCAAGAGGAA ATTGAGATAGCCGTGAAGCTAGACTTCCAGGCCTCCAACAACGAAGCTGAATACGAGGCTGTGATAGCTGGGATGCAACGAGCTCGGGATGTCGGG CAAGTAAACAAAACCTTCTGTACTCGAGAGGAGAAATTGACAAAATATTGTAAGATGATTGAAGAGCTCGGGGCCAGTTTCAACACTTGGAGTATAGAGCAGATACCCCGGGAAGAAAATATGGAAGCAGACGCCTTGGCTAAAAGGGCGGCCGCGGGGGAAGGTGATAGTAGAGAATTCCTTATGCAAAGAGAAACGGTGGCTGCCATAGAAGCCCGGGAGCCAGTCCTCCAAGTAAACACATGGAAGGCCCCGATTGTCAAGTACCTAACTCAGGGGAACCTCCCGAAGGACAAAGGACGAGCCCGGATCATACGAAGATAG